In Rhineura floridana isolate rRhiFlo1 chromosome 1, rRhiFlo1.hap2, whole genome shotgun sequence, the following proteins share a genomic window:
- the LOC133387203 gene encoding Golgi-associated RAB2 interactor protein 4-like, producing MGVLASSPSLLLPDLMIIARVKKGVKTTKATVKDLEITRLIPLHLVEIFVHNVNERQLKVKLATGRKYYLQLCAPKGDENVLFERWIRLAYMLHVASGRISDPVSFASKESGLHTIWKSASLRATSEKPWLPAITGAQSAEKLKEQLRQASLARSMSRSTESDLASQHSILKSGFASQGSVGISPQKEYTSREQSQSSAPKLMSKSATKQSPGSQVGLSGFRRPSESQKQSMLKQVSPHSFPRSRASVGAGPSQPFAVSEAARPSIPRTSLECEPEPVKLQRSKKSRSLVQTLATTLSQEDSSETHKEKESAAKSLDRSPGPSKPVTPSSRQGRKGPASQSPSTKQSRPASGGVSTKAPAASPAPKSRALEAAGPSDAYDVSVAAGPSEVGAKSMAAGPSRPTSQPAQMTSEKPAAAVAPSEPGSRGQESAAHSQTTNVKSKEPSKAQSSRPQTSLSRSPKKGRSTSWSPSRKEKKSGLQVHRTTASVAVGPFQQGWKTVGVGPSMVVGLITSRPQSGALGTDKESKDLAKQIQPNSAAGKQEPPRSQKSKNKLKKALSSARQRSSLTFVTIYSVLSSSMQKLKLSKSREDSKQVAVKPSKRVTISGVIGPSGKSVPDEKKEEEEAGNPELHTVDNLRMDAGSSAAAMMETDTDRPPPQSHASMGEGAPEAESCISRGLQTQEDEAAASRCLKKTRAAAVIAWKLPWHWVDKPNGVQRG from the exons ATGGGTGTTTTAGCCAGCAGCCCATCTCTACTACTTCCTGACCTGATGATCATTGCCCGAGTAAAGAAAGGTGTCAAAACCACAAAGGCAACGGTGAAAGACCTGGAGATCACTCG GTTGATCCCTCTACACCTGGTGGAGATTTTTGTGCATAACGTGAATGAGCGACAGCTGAAAGTAAAGTTGGCAACAGGGCGAAAATATTATCTGCAACTCTGTGCCCCCAAAGGGGATGAGAACGTCCTCTTTGAGCGCTGGATTCGCCTTGCTTACATGTTGCACGTGGCCAGCGGCAGGATCAGTGATCCAGTCAGCTTCGCCTCTAAGGAATCGGGGCTTCACACGATATGGAAGAGTGCTAGCTTGCGTGCTACATCTGAGAAG CCTTGGCTCCCAGCCATCACGGGTGCACAGTCCGCGGAAAAGCTGAAGGAGCAGCTACGTCAGGCCAGCTTGGCCAGGAGCATGTCAAGATCCAC GGAAAGTGACCTTGCTTCACAACACAGCATCCTCAAATCAG GTTTTGCTTCTCAAGGATCAGTTGGAATCTCACCCCAAAAG GAATACACTTCCAGAGAACAGTCTCAGTCTTCTGCTCCCAAGTTGATGAGCAAGAGTGCAACTAAGCAGTCACCAGGATCCCAGGTTGGCCTTTCCGGATTCCGCAGACCTTCCGAATCACAGAAGCAATCCATGCTTAAGCAGGTTTCTCCTCACTCCTTCCCACGATCTCGAGCTTCAGTGGGAGCAGGACCTTCTCAGCCATTTGCCGTGTCTGAGGCAGCACGTCCCTCCATTCCTAGAACATCATTAGAATGTGAACCTGAACCTGTGAAACTACAAAGGAGCAAAAAATCCAGATCTTTGGTACAAACCCTAGCCACTACACTCTCACAAGAGGACAGCTCCGAGACACACAAGGAGAAGGAGTCTGCTGCCAAATCTCTGGACAGAAGTCCTGGCCCATCAAAGCCAGTCACACCTTCATCACGacaaggaagaaaaggcccagcttcCCAGAGCCCTTCCACAAAGCAGAGTCGGCCTGCATCCGGAGGTGTTTCAACAAAAGCACCAGCAGCCAGTCCGGCCCCCAAATCCCGTGCCTTAGAGGCGGCGGGTCCGTCAGATGCATATGATGTTTCAGTGGCTGCTGGACCTTCTGAAGTGGGTGCCAAGTCAATGGCAGCTGGCCCATCCAGACCAACCAGTCAGCCAGCTCAAATGACTTCTGAGAAACCTGCAGCCGCAGTTGCTCCTTCTGAGCCAGGGAGTCGGGGCCAGGAAAGTGCCGCACATTCACAGACAACAAATGTGAAATCCAAGGAGCCTAGCAAGGCACAGAGTAGCAGGCCACAGACGTCTTTAAGCCGCTCCCCAAAGAAGGGGCGCTCCACTTCTTGGAGCCCATCACGGAAGGAAAAGAAGTCTGGGCTACAAGTCCACAGGACAACAGCATCAGTAGCAGTGGGGCCTTTTCAACAAGGCTGGAAGACTGTGGGTGTGGGGCCCTCCATGGTGGTTGGCCTGATTACAAGCAGGCCCCAGAGCGGAGCACTGGGAACAGATAAAGAAAGTAAAGATCTAGCCAAGCAGATCCAGCCAAACAGTGCTGCAGGGAAACAGGAACCCCCCAG GAGCCAGAAGTCCAAGAACAAACTGAAAAAGGCTCTGAGTTCAG CTCGACAAAGAAGCAGCCTTACTTTTGTAACCATCTATAGTGTCCTGTCCTCATCTATGCAGAAACTGAAACTGTCAAAAAGCAGGGAAGATTCTAAG CAGGTGGCTGTCAAACCTTCCAAACGTGTAACAATCTCAGGCGTGATTGGCCCATCAGGGAAAAGTGTCCCGGATgagaagaaggaggaagaagaggcaggaaaTCCTGAGCTCCACACAGTTGACAATCTGAGGATGGATGCAGGCTCCAGTGCAGCAGCTATGATGGAGACAGATACAGACCGCCCACCCCCACAGTCCCACGCTTCAATGGGAGAAGGAGCCCCTGAGGCAGAGTCCTGCA tcagCCGGGGACTGCAGACACAGGAGGACGAAGCGGCTGCCAGCAGGTGCCTCAAGAAGACTCGAGCTGCCGCCGTCATtgcatggaagctgccttggcacTGGGTCGACAAGCCGAACGGAGTTCAACGAGGCTAA